The proteins below are encoded in one region of Sporosarcina sp. FSL K6-1508:
- the coxB gene encoding cytochrome c oxidase subunit II — protein sequence MMKGLKKWRLFSLLAALTVFLAGCGQEGLSTLLPAGQVGKDQFKLLMLSSGIMLLVITVVVVIYVVTIIRFRRSKLGEDYVPDQVEGSHTLELVWTVIPVLLILLLAVPTVYFTYKLSDVTAMDQVDEDGNAENIVVDVTAKLYWWEFAYPDLGIVTSQELVVPTEEKVYFNLIAADVKHSFWIPAVGGKLDTNVDNLNKFYLTFDKESKDLKDGVFYGKCAELCGPSHALMDFKVKALPRAEFDKWVTAMKATGDETTTDVAAAGQGEELFQQSCIGCHATSAVGEGGVNGPAGPNLATFGDRNRVAGFMDHTEKDLVEWISDTQKHKPGNLMPSFGEKLSDEELNAIAEYLMGLSVEK from the coding sequence ATGATGAAAGGACTCAAAAAGTGGCGTCTCTTTTCTCTATTAGCAGCCCTTACCGTGTTCCTTGCGGGATGTGGCCAAGAAGGACTATCCACACTTCTTCCAGCTGGTCAAGTCGGAAAAGATCAATTCAAATTGCTGATGTTATCATCAGGAATCATGTTACTGGTTATTACAGTAGTAGTGGTCATCTATGTAGTTACAATTATTCGTTTTAGACGTTCAAAATTAGGTGAAGATTATGTTCCTGATCAAGTTGAAGGGAGTCATACATTAGAACTTGTATGGACGGTAATTCCGGTTCTTCTGATCTTGCTTCTTGCTGTCCCTACGGTTTATTTCACATATAAACTTAGTGATGTTACCGCAATGGATCAAGTGGATGAAGATGGAAATGCAGAAAACATCGTCGTCGATGTTACAGCAAAATTATATTGGTGGGAGTTTGCATACCCAGACCTCGGAATTGTCACATCTCAGGAACTTGTTGTGCCAACTGAGGAAAAAGTATATTTCAACCTCATAGCAGCAGACGTTAAGCACTCATTCTGGATTCCAGCAGTCGGTGGTAAACTCGATACAAACGTTGATAATCTCAACAAGTTCTATTTAACGTTTGATAAAGAATCGAAAGATCTGAAAGATGGCGTATTTTATGGTAAATGTGCTGAGCTTTGCGGTCCATCTCACGCACTTATGGACTTTAAAGTAAAAGCATTACCACGTGCCGAATTCGATAAATGGGTTACAGCAATGAAAGCAACTGGCGACGAAACGACGACAGATGTTGCTGCAGCTGGTCAAGGTGAAGAGTTGTTCCAGCAAAGCTGTATTGGATGCCATGCGACTTCCGCGGTTGGCGAAGGTGGAGTGAATGGTCCAGCCGGTCCAAATCTGGCAACATTCGGTGACCGTAATCGCGTTGCAGGATTTATGGATCACACAGAAAAAGATTTGGTTGAGTGGATTTCAGATACTCAGAAACATAAGCCAGGAAACTTGATGCCATCATTCGGTGAAAAACTTTCTGACGAAGAACTAAACGCGATTGCTGAATACCTCATGGGACTTTCAGTAGAGAAATAA
- the cyoE gene encoding heme o synthase codes for MSNGHTISTPADSTAVTSSLFKDFLALIKIGIVNSNMITTFTGLFLAFQFTGKNFLHNIDLLVYALVGSGLIIAGSAALNNLIDRDIDPVMTRTKSRPTVTGRFKAPAVLALALTFIVLGEVLLFSASVAAGLWGLAGIFSYVVLYSMWSKRRHVSNTVVGSISGAIPPLIGWAAVEPALGAGALALFLIMFIWQPPHFYALAMRRTEEYRAANIPMLPVVKGFARTKKSMLAWVVFLFPLPFLLTELGAGFLLLATALNIGWLYLALKGFKAKDDIKWATGMFVYSLNYMTILFVSMIIFSIFI; via the coding sequence TTGTCAAACGGTCATACAATTTCTACACCTGCCGATTCGACCGCAGTCACGTCGTCTCTATTTAAGGACTTTCTTGCGCTCATTAAAATCGGTATTGTTAATTCGAACATGATCACAACTTTCACCGGACTTTTCCTTGCGTTTCAATTCACCGGTAAAAACTTTCTACATAATATAGATCTGCTCGTTTATGCTCTTGTCGGATCAGGATTGATTATTGCCGGTTCAGCGGCACTTAACAATTTAATCGATCGTGATATCGATCCGGTCATGACTAGAACGAAGTCCAGGCCGACAGTTACCGGACGTTTTAAGGCGCCGGCTGTATTGGCACTTGCGCTGACTTTCATCGTGTTAGGTGAAGTGCTATTATTTTCCGCTTCAGTAGCAGCTGGACTCTGGGGACTTGCAGGTATCTTCAGTTATGTTGTACTCTATTCGATGTGGTCGAAACGCAGGCACGTCAGCAATACGGTTGTAGGAAGCATCTCGGGAGCAATTCCTCCATTAATCGGATGGGCTGCAGTCGAACCTGCACTCGGGGCAGGAGCTTTGGCTTTATTCCTGATCATGTTTATTTGGCAACCGCCGCATTTTTATGCACTTGCGATGCGACGGACAGAAGAGTATCGTGCAGCGAATATTCCTATGCTGCCTGTTGTAAAAGGTTTTGCAAGAACAAAAAAATCAATGCTGGCATGGGTTGTCTTTTTATTCCCGTTGCCGTTTCTACTCACTGAGCTTGGGGCAGGCTTCTTACTACTTGCCACGGCGTTGAATATCGGATGGCTCTATTTAGCACTTAAAGGATTTAAAGCGAAAGACGATATAAAATGGGCAACAGGCATGTTCGTTTATTCGCTGAATTACATGACAATCCTTTTTGTCTCAATGATCATTTTCTCGATATTCATTTAA
- a CDS encoding COX15/CtaA family protein, producing the protein MQYNKYLKWFAVASTVGMLLILLGGALVTKTDSGMGCGRHWPGCNGQLIPDVITADVLIEFSHRLVTGSVGILIVILAVWSWKALGHIRETKFLAISAVFFLILQALIGAAQVMWGQGDFILALHFGISLLSFASVFLLTLLIFEVDRKFDADKLQIGKRLKWHTFGVSIYSYFVVYTGALVRHTESGLACLDWPLCRNGSFELPRSSFEWVQMGHRTAAALIFVWILVIMIHAIRHYKNQRIIYWGWISAFTLVALQATTGMIVVLTRLNLYIALLHSLFITLLFGLLTYMILLVSRSKLKK; encoded by the coding sequence TTGCAATATAATAAATATTTAAAATGGTTTGCTGTCGCTTCAACAGTTGGTATGCTTTTAATCCTACTCGGCGGCGCTCTAGTTACAAAAACCGATAGCGGCATGGGCTGCGGGAGACATTGGCCCGGATGCAATGGTCAGCTAATTCCCGATGTAATCACTGCCGATGTATTGATTGAGTTTTCACACCGGCTTGTCACTGGATCTGTCGGAATTTTAATTGTCATATTAGCTGTTTGGTCATGGAAGGCATTGGGACATATTAGGGAAACGAAGTTCTTAGCAATTTCGGCTGTATTCTTTCTTATATTACAAGCATTGATTGGTGCTGCTCAAGTAATGTGGGGGCAAGGTGATTTCATACTCGCACTTCATTTCGGCATTTCACTTTTATCTTTCGCCTCCGTCTTTCTGCTGACGCTTCTAATCTTTGAAGTGGACCGCAAGTTTGATGCAGATAAGTTACAAATCGGAAAACGGTTGAAATGGCATACCTTCGGTGTATCGATTTATTCATACTTCGTGGTGTACACTGGTGCACTCGTTCGTCATACAGAATCGGGGCTTGCTTGCCTAGACTGGCCATTATGCCGAAACGGTTCCTTTGAACTTCCGCGCAGCTCGTTTGAATGGGTACAGATGGGACACCGTACTGCAGCGGCACTCATTTTTGTCTGGATATTGGTTATCATGATTCACGCCATTCGGCATTATAAAAATCAGCGCATCATCTATTGGGGCTGGATTAGCGCCTTTACACTTGTCGCGCTTCAAGCAACGACTGGAATGATAGTTGTTTTAACAAGGCTGAATCTTTATATCGCTCTGCTCCATTCGCTGTTCATCACACTGCTGTTCGGTTTGTTGACGTATATGATTTT